The sequence ACGTATACACTTTGTTCTATAGAAAGCGGAAAAGGTGGTTACTCAGGAATTGTAGCGGAGGAACGTTACTTATGGCTAACTGAAGTGAATTGCGGCAATATTGTTAGATGGGACAGGCGTTCAGGGAAAATCAAGACGTTCCCCATGCCGGAGGGCTTCCGGTCTTGGTCACGCACTTCACCGAACAGGAATCTGGCTCACATATCACTGATAGATATGGAGAAATGGCTGGTGACTGTACCTGGGTTTTCAAACTGCATGGTGAAACTGGACAAGAAAACAGGAAAGTCAACTCTGTTGATAGAAGATTTCTGGAAGAAGGCGGAGGAAAAGGCTAATGGCTATAATCCTGAGTTTTTCTTATCTTGCGAATTTGGTACAAAGGTAGATCGTGATGTAATCATAGTCCAGAGAAATTATGATGATGCCACAGCATTGATTCATGTGGAGGATGAAACATATGAGATGCACTATCCTACCCTTGATGAAAAGGACTTCGCAAATCTGATAGAAGGTGAGGATGGTTTTGAAAAGATGGATAAAAAGTATGGATTTTTCCGAAGAGAAAGCAAGGTATTCTCATTTGATGGATTTGTTGAGGATTTAATTAATAATAGATTAGAGGAAATCAGAGGAAGGCAGATGGAGGAGTTATCCACTTTGGCCGCCAATCTTGATGGAACCTGTGGAGCCAAAGTACATGAATATATGATGAATGTCCTGGAAAATAAAGAATAATCAGTAAATTTTATGGAGGCAGCTATGGAGGTAGATAAAATAATTTGGGATATGCCCAAAGGATTGCTAAACTGGTATGATTTTCGTATGGAAGGAGAGGTTCTTTGTATTGAGGATAGGGAGAGTAGTATCAAAGAGCTTTTGCTAGAAAAATGTAAGAAGGTCATCTGCGTAGATAGGACTGCCGCTTTAAATAAAGAATTTTTAACCCAATATAGGGAAGCTTTTGATTATATTGTCGCAATTGGTATGGCAGAGCGTCTTACCAATCCGGTTCAGGCTTTTTCCGCATGGAGAGGTTTGCTGAAAAGTAAAGGAAGGCTGTTACTTGGCATGGATAACCGTTTGGGATTACGCTATTTTTGTGGTGATAGAGACCCCTTTACTAATAGGAGCTTTGATGGAATTGAGAATTACCGAACCCTGTTTAAAGGTGATAGTAATAATCTTACAGGACGAAATTATTCCAAGGAAGAAATATGCAGTATATTGGATTCATCTGGGTGGTCGAATAGGAAATTTTATTCGGTCTTGCCAAACTTAGATCTGCCTCAGCTGGTTTATTCAGAAGACTATCTTCCTGTGGAAGAATTAGATATCAGGCTTTTTCCCATGTATCGTTACCCTGATTCTGTATTCCTTGAAGAGGAGTATCTATATAAGAGTATCACTAAGAATGGAATGTTTCATATGATGGCTAATTCTTTTTTAATTGAATGCTCGAAAGACAATACATTTGAAAATGTGGATCATGTGACTGTTTCCATGGATCGGGGCAGGGAGAATGCCATGGCAACGATTATCAGGGATAATCATACGGTAGAAAAGCGGGCATTGTATGAGGAAGGAAAACATAAGCTACGAGAAATCAAAGAGAATGAAATGGATTTGAGGAATCATGGGCTGAATGTCTTGGTAGGAGAATGCCATCATAATTCCTATCATATGCCTTATGTAGAAAGTGAAACAGCAGTATCCTACCTACGCAGGTTGGCGAGAGAAAATTTGGAGTTGTTTAAAGAAGAAATAGAAAAGTTTCGAGAGTTCATCTTGCAGTCTTCAGAGCATGTAGAGACAGAAGATTCTAAGAAAGAGCTGGGGATTCTATTACGAAGAGGATATATGGATCTGCTTCCCCTTAATTGTTTTTATAATAACGGGAAATATGTTTTTTATGATCAAGAATTCTATGAAGAAAATTATCCGGCCAATGTCATTATTCTCAGAATGATTGAAACAATTTATACTGGTGATTTGGAGATAGAGTCAATAATTCCGAGAAAATATTTTTTAAAGAAGTATGGCCTAGAAGAGAAAATGGCATTATGGTATCGTATGTCCTGGGAGTTCATGACAAAACTGAGAAATCAAAGAGAATTAAGAAGCTTTAATGAAAAATTCCAAAGAAATAAGGATGTTGTACATACCAACAGACAGAGAATTAATTATTCTGCCCCAGAGTATCAAAAGGTTTTTGTAGATATATTCCGAAATGCAGAAAAGAAGAAGCTGATTCTATTTGGTTCAGGAAATTTTACAAAGAGCTTTCTTGCACAATTTAAAAACCAGTATGAAATTTATGCTATCGTTGATAATGACCAATCCAAGTGGGGAAGCAGACTGGAAGGTATTGAGATACAGTCGCCTCATATTATTGAGGAAATACCAAAAGAGGAAAGCAGAATTATTATATGCATTAAGAATTATGTTGCCATTGTGCATCAGCTGCAGCAAATGGGGGTGTCGGATTATTGTATCTATGATACGAATTCAGAAATTCCTAGAAAACAGGAAGTGATGCCGGTTACTGTAAAAGATATGGATTCATTGCCCAAAAAGTATCATACCGGATATATTGCTGGAGTATTCGATTTATTTCATATAGGGCATCTGAATATGTTCAAAAGGGCAAAAGAGCAGTGTGAATATTTGATTGTAGGAGTAGTGACGGATGAAGGTGTCAGGAATTATAAAAAAGCGGATCCGTATATCCCATTTCATGAAAGAATAGAGTTAGTCCGCTCCTGTAAATATGTTGATAAAGCAGTTGAGATACCGATTCACTATAGCGGAACCAGAAATGCGTATAAAATGTATCACTTCGACTGCCAGTTCTCCGGAAGCGATTATATAGATAATCCGGACTGGTTAGGAGAGAAAACCTTTTTGGAAAAGCAGGGAGCTGACCTGGTATTTTTTCCATATACGGAAGAAACAAGCTCTACAAAAATAAAAAAATTGATAGAAAAATCATTGTTGTAAATTTAATTTCCTGATTTCGGATGAGCGTCCTGTCTGACATTTTTGAGACAAGATTCTCATTTCCGAAATCAGGATTTATTTTTTTTGTCATTATCTTAAGATTTAAAGAAAATTTCCTGACAACTTTCTTGACAAAATCTGTAAATAAATGTAGAATATAGTAAGAAAAATTACAGAAAAATTAAAAAAAAAGGAAAATCCTGTTGAATTTAACTGGAGAAGGTAATTTTCTTGTGGTGAAATACAATTCCCATGTTTCTTCAAGGGGAATGAAAGTGAGGAGCAATAGGATGGTTGGGATATTTGGAAATAACATTTCCATGGCGGAAAAAACTTTGGATTACCTGTGGTCCAAGCAATCGGTAACATTGGATAATATTGCCAATGGTGAAACCCCAGGTTATAAGGCCCGTTATGTTACTTTTGAGGATGAATTCCGTAAACGCTTAATGGCCAGCAGAGAGGGCACATCAAAGGATATAGGAAGAATCATAGGCAACTCCAGACATTTTATCCATGAAACAAAAGATGAATCAGCGAGAATGGACGGAAACAATGTCAACATGGATGTAGAGAATGTGGAACTGGCTAGGACAACTCTTCAGTATCAGTATCAGCTGAACGCGTTGAATAGTGAAGTAAGCAGGCTTCGCACGGTTATTAAAGGCTAAAACGGGAGGTAAATGAGATGGAGCAGATGTTTATAAGGCCTATGATCCCCATGGAGTCCATTGGGAATATAGGAAGCGAAAAGAAAGTGACAACCGGACAGGATGGAAGTTCGGTATTTCGGGATATATTTAAAGAAGCCATTCAGAACGTAAAAACCACGGATGCGGATTTAACGGTACAAGAATATTTACTGTCAACAGGTCAGATTGACGATGCGCATACCGTGCCGGCAGCGGCAGCAAAAGCCCAGTTATCTGTAGAACTCTTAACATCTCTTCGGAATAAGGCACTGGAAGCCTACAATGAGATAATAAGAATCGGCGTTTAAGTAGATAACAGGGCGGACAGGTACAATGGAGAAGATAAAGGAACTTTTAGAAAAGCTAAATGATAAAGTAAAAAAAGCCATAATCATCGGCGCTGTGGGCGTGACGGTTGTGGTGGGAGCGATTGTGATCGCGTTGTCCATGCGGGAAAAGCCTTACGAGGTGATGTTTCCAAGTGTTAGCAGCGATGAAGCCAAGCAGATCATTGGAAAATTACAGGAAGACGGAATCGATTATCAGTATCAAAACGGTGACATTCTGGTGCCTACACCCCAGTTAGACACAACCAGGGCAAAGTTAGTTTCAGAAGGGTATCCAAAAAGTGGTTTTACATATGATGTATTCAGAAGTAATGTAAACTTGATGACGACTGATTCAGACCGGCGTAGGTTTGAACTATATGATTTGGAAACCAGAATTGGTTCTACGATTAAGGTCTTTGATGGCGTGCAGGAGGCATATGTAACCATAGCTCTGGGAGAACCTTCCAGATATGCACTGTCTGATGATAAGACGCAGGAGTCCAGTGCCCAGGCTGTTGTGGTTATGAAAGATGGTGGATCGCCTACGCAAGAGCAGGCAAAGTCCATCCAGCTTCTTATATCCAGAAGTATCCCAGGAATGGTCATTGACAATGTCTCTGTATTTGATGGAAACGGACGAGAAGTTTCCACTAGTTCAGATGACGAGGATATCAACAACGGCAAGGCCGCAGAAGAGATTACCAGGGTAATCGAAGATCAGATTTCAGCAAAGGTCTTAAATGTCCTTGGCCCTGTATACGGAAACGGCAATGTCCGTGTATCCGTAAAAGGCACGGTCAATATGGAAAAGCTGATTCGGGAGAGCATTGTTTACAATACGCCCGAAAAGATAGATGAAAAAGATAAGACAGGTCTTACTTCCGAGGAATCCATATTCAAAGAATATTCTGGAAGTGGGCAGAATGCTTCCGGTGTGGCCGGTTCAGAGGCCAATGCGGACATCCCACAGTATAATGCGGGAGGTACGGCTGAAGAGAATGCATATGGCTCCAGCAGCCTGACCAGAAAATATCTTTTAAACCAGATAAAAGAACAGGGTCAAGTCAATCCAGGAGCTTTGGAGAACCTGACTGTTTCCGTAGTGGTAAATGGGACAGGATTTGGAAGTATGACGATTGACGACATACGGGATCTGGCTGGAAATGCGGCTGGAATCCCTCAGGCAGATCGTGCGGAAAAGATAACCGCCGTGGCGGCGCCCTTCTATACTGTGGAGGTACCCAAAGCGCCTGAAACTCCTGTGGAAGCAAGCACCGGGGGCATTTTGGTTAATCAGTGGATTCTGATTGCAGCACTGGCGGGAGTACTTCTTATCGCTCTGATTATCATTTTGGCGGTAAGACATAGACGGAAGAGAAACACTCTTATGGAATCCATGGAAATCAGCCAGGAAGATGTTCCGGAACTGCCGGATATGGTACAACTGCCAGAGGAGGAAGAAGAACAGGAGATTCTGGAGCCTGAAGAAGACAGGGGAGCAGAACTGCGCCAGTGTGTCCGCGATTTTGCTGAGCAGAACCCTGAGATATCAGCTCAGCTGCTGAAAACATGGTTGAATGGAGGCGGTAACAATGGTTAATCTAACCCCCGAACAAAAAGCGGCGACAGTGGTTGTTTCACTGGGAGTGGATAAGGCTTCTAAAGTATACAAGTACTTAAGTGAAGACGAGATTGAGAAATTAACCCTTGAAGTGGCAAAGCTAGGACATGTGGAAGCAGAGCAGACGGAAGCCATTTTAGATGAGTTTTACAAGACCTGTCTGACTCAAAAGGTAGTGACTGACGGTGGCCTGGAGTATGCAAGAACTGTTCTGGAAAAAGCCTTCGGTGAAAGTACGGCTAACAGCTTGCTTCAAAAGGTTACACAGTCTCTGAAATCCAGATCCTTTGGATTTATTCGGAAGAGCGATGTAAAGAACTTGCTTTCCGTCCTGCAGCATGAAAGAGCCCAGATCATTGCACTGGTACTTTCTTATACAAATGAGGAGATGGCGGCCCAGATTATTTCAGAGCTTGCCCCTGAAAAGCGCATGCAGGTCGTGGAGTCCATTGCCAGAATGGAGAGTGCATCTCCTGAAGGAATTAAAATTGTGGAAGAGGAGATCAAGAAACGGTTCTCCGGCATCCTTACTACCGACTACACCAGTGTGGGTGGTGTTGATTACATAGCAAACGTCATGAACCACATAGACCGGAGCAACGAAAAGCTCATCTTCGACGAACTGGGAAGAAAAGATGCAGAACTGGCGGATACCATCCGCAAGAAGATGTTCGTATTCGAGGATATCATTACCATGGACAACCGCTCGATCCAGCGCTTTATCAGAGAGTGCGATATGCGTGACATGGTTTATGCCCTTAAGAATGCAAACGAGCAGATTACAACAGTTATTTTCTCCAATATGTCAACTCGTATGAAGGAAAGCATCCAGTCCGATATGGAAGTTACAGTTAATGTACGCTTAAAAGATGTAGAAGAGGCTCAGCAGAGGATTGTCGGTATCATTAGGCGTCTGGAAGAAGAAGGCGAGCTGATCATCAATAAGGGCGGAAAGGATGATGTCATTGTCTAATATTATAAAGTCTGTGCAGATGGCCGAACGTGTTCTGGAATACGGATTTACCAGGGAATTTGAAGATATCAGGGTAAAAGAAAACGGTAATCAGGAAACGGAATGTGGGCAGGAGGAGTCTGCGGACCAAGAATATGACAGGTATCTTCAAACTAGTGAATTATACGAAGATGCTATAAGGAAGTCACAGGTGATTTTGGACCAGGCCAGGACGGATGCAGAAGATCTCTTAAACCAGGCCATGACGGACGGGGAAAAACTCCGCGCTCAGGCAATGGAAGAAGGCCGTCAGGCCGGATATGACGCGGGATATGAGGAAGGTTTCCGCAAAGCCTATGAAGCCCATAAAGAGGTTCTTGATGCGCGCGAGGAAGAATTTCTGGAAGCCATGAAAAACGCGATTGAAAGCGTTACGAAAGAAAAAGAAAAATTACTGGACAAATACATTGACGATTTAAAAAAGGTCACTCTGACGATTGCAGAAAAGGTGATTCAGACCAGTCTGCGCTCCAGCGGAGAGATTATTAAACGCATGATCGTGGCTGCCGCGGGAAAGCTTAAGAAAACCCAGTGGATGAAAATTTATGTATCCCAAAGGGATGCAGGAATGATGATACAGGGAGATGTGGGACTGTTAAGTGAATTGTCCCACATTTCCGGGAATATCAAGATCATTGCTATGGATCATGAGGAGGACGGAGCCTGTATCATTGAGCTTCCGGAGGAGATTATTGATGTCAGCGTGAATACGCAGCTGGAAAATATAAAGGGAATACTTAATAACGCCAGACTGTAACAGGAGGAGCCTGCATGTTTAAGGAATTGACGGATCTCATTACGAAGACTGAGACAATCGACCATATCGGGAAGATTGAAAACATTGTGGGGATGTCCATGGAAGCCTCCGGAGGAAGGGCCAGTATCGGAGACATAGCCTATATTTACAATGA is a genomic window of Lacrimispora sphenoides containing:
- a CDS encoding adenylyltransferase/cytidyltransferase family protein, encoding MEVDKIIWDMPKGLLNWYDFRMEGEVLCIEDRESSIKELLLEKCKKVICVDRTAALNKEFLTQYREAFDYIVAIGMAERLTNPVQAFSAWRGLLKSKGRLLLGMDNRLGLRYFCGDRDPFTNRSFDGIENYRTLFKGDSNNLTGRNYSKEEICSILDSSGWSNRKFYSVLPNLDLPQLVYSEDYLPVEELDIRLFPMYRYPDSVFLEEEYLYKSITKNGMFHMMANSFLIECSKDNTFENVDHVTVSMDRGRENAMATIIRDNHTVEKRALYEEGKHKLREIKENEMDLRNHGLNVLVGECHHNSYHMPYVESETAVSYLRRLARENLELFKEEIEKFREFILQSSEHVETEDSKKELGILLRRGYMDLLPLNCFYNNGKYVFYDQEFYEENYPANVIILRMIETIYTGDLEIESIIPRKYFLKKYGLEEKMALWYRMSWEFMTKLRNQRELRSFNEKFQRNKDVVHTNRQRINYSAPEYQKVFVDIFRNAEKKKLILFGSGNFTKSFLAQFKNQYEIYAIVDNDQSKWGSRLEGIEIQSPHIIEEIPKEESRIIICIKNYVAIVHQLQQMGVSDYCIYDTNSEIPRKQEVMPVTVKDMDSLPKKYHTGYIAGVFDLFHIGHLNMFKRAKEQCEYLIVGVVTDEGVRNYKKADPYIPFHERIELVRSCKYVDKAVEIPIHYSGTRNAYKMYHFDCQFSGSDYIDNPDWLGEKTFLEKQGADLVFFPYTEETSSTKIKKLIEKSLL
- the flgB gene encoding flagellar basal body rod protein FlgB; this encodes MVGIFGNNISMAEKTLDYLWSKQSVTLDNIANGETPGYKARYVTFEDEFRKRLMASREGTSKDIGRIIGNSRHFIHETKDESARMDGNNVNMDVENVELARTTLQYQYQLNALNSEVSRLRTVIKG
- a CDS encoding flagellar hook-basal body complex protein FliE, with the protein product MEQMFIRPMIPMESIGNIGSEKKVTTGQDGSSVFRDIFKEAIQNVKTTDADLTVQEYLLSTGQIDDAHTVPAAAAKAQLSVELLTSLRNKALEAYNEIIRIGV
- the fliF gene encoding flagellar basal-body MS-ring/collar protein FliF; the protein is MEKIKELLEKLNDKVKKAIIIGAVGVTVVVGAIVIALSMREKPYEVMFPSVSSDEAKQIIGKLQEDGIDYQYQNGDILVPTPQLDTTRAKLVSEGYPKSGFTYDVFRSNVNLMTTDSDRRRFELYDLETRIGSTIKVFDGVQEAYVTIALGEPSRYALSDDKTQESSAQAVVVMKDGGSPTQEQAKSIQLLISRSIPGMVIDNVSVFDGNGREVSTSSDDEDINNGKAAEEITRVIEDQISAKVLNVLGPVYGNGNVRVSVKGTVNMEKLIRESIVYNTPEKIDEKDKTGLTSEESIFKEYSGSGQNASGVAGSEANADIPQYNAGGTAEENAYGSSSLTRKYLLNQIKEQGQVNPGALENLTVSVVVNGTGFGSMTIDDIRDLAGNAAGIPQADRAEKITAVAAPFYTVEVPKAPETPVEASTGGILVNQWILIAALAGVLLIALIIILAVRHRRKRNTLMESMEISQEDVPELPDMVQLPEEEEEQEILEPEEDRGAELRQCVRDFAEQNPEISAQLLKTWLNGGGNNG
- the fliG gene encoding flagellar motor switch protein FliG, which gives rise to MVNLTPEQKAATVVVSLGVDKASKVYKYLSEDEIEKLTLEVAKLGHVEAEQTEAILDEFYKTCLTQKVVTDGGLEYARTVLEKAFGESTANSLLQKVTQSLKSRSFGFIRKSDVKNLLSVLQHERAQIIALVLSYTNEEMAAQIISELAPEKRMQVVESIARMESASPEGIKIVEEEIKKRFSGILTTDYTSVGGVDYIANVMNHIDRSNEKLIFDELGRKDAELADTIRKKMFVFEDIITMDNRSIQRFIRECDMRDMVYALKNANEQITTVIFSNMSTRMKESIQSDMEVTVNVRLKDVEEAQQRIVGIIRRLEEEGELIINKGGKDDVIV
- a CDS encoding FliH/SctL family protein, with product MSNIIKSVQMAERVLEYGFTREFEDIRVKENGNQETECGQEESADQEYDRYLQTSELYEDAIRKSQVILDQARTDAEDLLNQAMTDGEKLRAQAMEEGRQAGYDAGYEEGFRKAYEAHKEVLDAREEEFLEAMKNAIESVTKEKEKLLDKYIDDLKKVTLTIAEKVIQTSLRSSGEIIKRMIVAAAGKLKKTQWMKIYVSQRDAGMMIQGDVGLLSELSHISGNIKIIAMDHEEDGACIIELPEEIIDVSVNTQLENIKGILNNARL